A single window of Manduca sexta isolate Smith_Timp_Sample1 chromosome 15, JHU_Msex_v1.0, whole genome shotgun sequence DNA harbors:
- the LOC115439986 gene encoding protein disulfide-isomerase TMX3 has protein sequence MKVLIGFSLAFFTAFPAISSSRVLELSDKFIDISEDGMWFVKFYAPWCAHCKRLEPVWAHVAQSLYNTPIKVAKVDCTRFPAVATYFNIRAYPTIIFIKGTFQHEYKGERAKEDMVHYAMRMSQPAIQRVSHADSLGYLKEAHSVFFGFVGKQHGPLWDMFAIHAEKYQPHTWFYVMSHDIIKNDLKVPNDTAIFVYKEDDAYFFEANQGLLEDREMLNVTLDKWINAERFGFFPKITRANINALMDTEKYLVITVLSENKLNEVTQTERDFRDMVEGIIRKRKHELHSSFQFGWMGSPDLANSIAMSELTVPHLIVLNSTTSHHHLPDDDPVLMTPEAVSLFLDQIYKQQAPAYGGNNWPVQIYRAFFEMRSTVTNMWRGNPVLTSVVFGLPLGFLSLICYSVCCADILDADEDEIPESHEKKD, from the exons ATGAAGGTCTTGATTGGATTTTCTTTAGCCTTCTTCACAG CATTTCCAGCAATATCATCTTCTAGAGTTTTGGAGTTAAGTGATAAGTTTATTGACATCAGTGAAGATGGCATGtggtttgtaaaattttatgcgcCTTGGTGCGCACATTGTAAACGACTAGAGCCTGTGTGGGCCCATGTTGCCCAGTCTTTGTACAATACACCAATAAAAGTTGCCAAAGTTGACTGTACTAGATTTCCAGCCGTtgctacttattttaatataagagcATATCCCACtataatatt tattaaAGGGACCTTTCAACATGAATATAAAGGAGAAAGAGCAAAAGAAGACATGGTGCACTATGCCATGAGAATGTCCCAGCCTGCAATCCAAAGAGTTTCTCATGCAGATAGCTTAGGTTACTTGAAGGAGGCTCATTCtgttttctttggctttgtaGGCAAACAACATGGACCATTATGG gataTGTTTGCAATCCATGCTGAAAAATATCAGCCACACACATGGTTTTATGTGATGTCACATGACATAATTAAGAATGATTTAAAAGTGCCTAATGATACTGCCATATTCGTTTACAAAGAAGACGATGCTTATTTTTTTGAAG cgaATCAAGGACTTCTTGAAGATAGAGAAATGCTAAATGTAACATTAGATAAGTGGATTAATGCGGAAAGATTTGGATTTTTCCCAAAAATTACTAGAGCCAATATAAATGCCTTAATGGACACAGAAAAATATCTAGTCATTACTGTATTGTCTGAAAACAAACTAAATGAAGTAACACAGACTGAGAGAGATTTCAGAGACATGGTTGAGGGAATTATCAG gaaaaGAAAACACGAACTACACAGTAGCTTTCAGTTTGGTTGGATGGGCAGCCCCGATTTGGCTAATTCAATAGCAATGTCGGAATTAACTGTTCCGCATTTGATAGTTCTCAATTCTACCACAAGTCACCATCACCTCCCTGACGACGATCCAGTACTTATGACTCCAGAGGCTGTCTCATTGTTCCTTGACCAAATATATAAACAGCAAGCACCG GCGTATGGAGGTAATAATTGGCCCGTACAAATATATAGAGCATTTTTTGAAATGAGGAGCACAGTGACAAATATGTGGCGAGGAAATCCAGTGCTAACATCGGTTGTATTCGGCCTGCCTCTTGGATTTTTATCTCTAATATGTTATTCTGTATGTTGCGCTGACATACTCGATGCGGATGAAGATGAAATCCCAG AATCGCACGAGAAAAAAGATTAG
- the LOC115440058 gene encoding ubiquitin carboxyl-terminal hydrolase 36, which produces MPASICDPVTSALRLSLTPDESQSSSMLDGRLYSSAKSVLLSKIEFEESGDFQGTVLDVLKSKYVVIRPKKPVHDSKIVKKEGVSGIQRFACRIIEDGLPKPNRVLYPFEKVQTGWQCPWAAGAGMQNVGNTCYLNSTLQALYHVPAFANWLVSESSHADKCNQQEACVICGMQATLMATQKSGGAPIKPWQVYSKLRLICRHLTPGRQEDAHEFLRYLVEAMEKCYLLRFVNSDKLDQYSKETTPLNQILGGYLRSTVRCLACQHLSTTYQHFQDLLLDIRKHSTLDEALDSFFSRERLEDLGYKCEACNKKVSATKQFFIERAPMVLCIALKRFSLVGGKLSKHVQFRKKISLNKYMFHKNTHQQLSYKLVSLVTHLGPSQNCGHYTAIGQAPNGNYYQFDDSCVRPLPLSAVLGTNAYIMFFEKDNTTDEPSASTPSSSSVVYGPQLPENILNREKSPLKLTFYRNDERKPGFLSSTSTDATKSETKPIILNSTLSKSTDLCHANSEPWVVKQNGEVEKVVQPPKILNGVDKTFKVEDDKKISFVIKKQNGEECHVKPKLSKSESDLRLMITNTKVLEKSASTSKLVKTSKSPLEKLEEQMNKNDLSNHSVRNGSSSSRLVPYDSESSGDERTERLSDEVAKRSTLKDDLRKTKPSRCESPQGLIVTTKSMHHAWTVSSEKSGPLLSPSLNGDTNKKLKEKEEKEQQEQNEHSPNTSVSSMSPLSDRSSPPAAAPSPAPAPAPAPAGVLAGAETVRHLQTLSHRGYGAPVASWNGNHSALSRQVFEERREERKRALDASDEMDRGRTKKLKKFHHYNRFNNNRNGYNPFQEKQNKIHWGANFKYRCDRRAHHFNKHHNNKYKRFNRYSNGHHYPRHH; this is translated from the exons ATGCCCGCTTCCATTTGCGACCCAGTAACAAGCGCATTACGTTTATCTTTGACTCCAGATGAATCGCAGAGCTCCTCTATGCTAGATGGTAGATTATATTCTTCGGCGAAAAGTGTATTATTGTCTAAGATTGAATTTGAAGAATCTGGTGATTTCCAAGGGACTGTTCTCGACGTACTAAAGTCAAAGTACGTGGTGATTCGACCTAAAAAACCAGTGCATGATAGCAAAATTGTTAAAAAGGAAGGTGTTTCTGGTATTCAAAGATTCG CGTGTAGAATTATCGAGGATGGATTGCCAAAACCAAATCGTGTACTGTACCCCTTTGAGAAAGTGCAAACAGGATGGCAATGTCCCTGGGCTGCTGGGGCTGGTATGCAGAATGTTGGCAATACTTGCTACCTGAACTCCACATTGCAAGCTTTGTACCATGTTCCTGCTTTTGCAAATTGGCTTGTTTCTGAATCTTCTCATGCTGACAAATGTAACCAACAAG AAGCTTGTGTGATATGTGGTATGCAAGCAACATTAATGGCTACTCAAAAAAGTGGTGGAGCTCCAATTAAGCCTTGGCAGGTTTACTCTAAGCTGCGTCTAATCTGCAGACACCTTACACCTGGTCGACAAGAAGATGCTCATGAGTTTCTTAG GTATCTTGTTGAAGCCATGGAAAAATGCTATTTGCTCCGGTTTGTGAATTCTGATAAACTGGATCAGTACAGTAAGGAAACTACACCTTTGAATCAAATCTTAGGGGGATACCTTAGATCTACAGTGAGATGTCTTGCCTGCCAACATCTGTCTACCACTTATCAGcattttcaa GATTTGTTGTTGGATATAAGGAAACATTCTACATTAGATGAAGCACTTGACTCATTTTTTTCTCGAGAAAGACTGGAAGATTTGGGCTATAAGTGTGAAGCATGTAACAAAAAG GTATCTGCAACTAAACAGTTCTTTATTGAACGTGCGCCGATGGTACTGTGCATTGCCTTGAAGAGGTTCTCCTTAGTAGGAGGTAAACTTTCAAAACATGTACAGTTCCGTAAGAAAATATCTTTGAACAAATACATGTTCCACAAAAACACGCATCAACAATTG TCTTATAAATTAGTAAGTTTGGTAACTCACCTGGGACCGTCTCAAAATTGTGGCCACTACACAGCTATAGGACAGGCACCGAATGGGAACTACTATCAGTTTGACGATAGTTGTGTTCGACCTCTGCCTCTATCAGCTGTATTGGGTACAAATgcatatataatgttttttgaaAAAGATAATACCACAGATGAACCATCTGCATCCACACCTTCTTCTTCAAGTGTAGTCTATGGACCGCAGTTACCTGAAAATATACTCAATCGAGAAAAAAGCCCCCTTAAGTTAACATTTTACAGAAATGATGAGAGGAAACCAGGTTTTCTCAGCAGTACCTCAACAGATGCTACCAAATCAGAAACTAAGCCTATCATATTAAATAGCACATTGAGTAAATCAACAGACTTATGTCACGCTAACTCTGAACCATGGGTTGTGAAGCAAAACGGCGAGGTTGAAAAAGTAGTTCAACCACCGAAGATTTTGAATGGTGTTGATAAAACCTTTAAAGTTGAAGATGACAAGAAAATAAGCTTTGTGATAAAAAAGCAAAATGGTGAAGAGTGTCATGTGAAACCTAAATTGTCTAAAAGTGAATCTGATCTCAgattaatgattacaaatacaAAGGTATTAGAGAAGTCTGCATCTACTAGTAAATTGGTAAAAACTTCTAAGTCACCTTTGGAAAAATTAGAGGAGCAAATGAACAAGAATGACTTGTCAAATCATTCTGTGCGAAATGGTTCCTCAAGTTCCAGATTAGTTCCTTACGATTCTGAGTCTAGTGGAGACGAAAGGACCGAAAGATTGAGCGACGAAGTTGCTAAGAGATCAACTCTCAAAGATGACTTGCGCAAAACCAAGCCAAGTCGCTGTGAGTCTCCACAGGGACTCATTGTCACCACTAAGAGTATGCATCATGCATGGACAGTCTCCAGCGAAAAGAGCGGACCTTTGCTCAGTCCCAGCCTAAATGGTGACACAAATAAGAA GCTTAAAGAGAAGGAGGAAAAAGAGCAGCAAGAACAGAACGAGCACAGTCCCAACACGAGCGTGAGCAGCATGTCGCCGCTGAGCGACCGCAGttcgccgcccgccgccgcgcccagcCCCGCGccggcgcccgcgcccgcgccggccGGCGTGCTGGCGGGCGCGGAGACGGTGCGCCACCTGCAGACGCTGTCGCACCGCGGCTACGGCGCGCCCGTCGCCTCCTGGAACGGCAACCACAGTGCTCTCTCCAGACAG GTGTTTGAGGAGCGTCGCGAGGAGCGCAAGCGCGCGCTGGATGCGAGTGACGAGATGGACCGGGGCCGCACCAAGAAACTAAAGAAGTTTCACCATTACAACAGGTTCAACAACAACAGGAATGGCTATAATCCTTTCCAG gaaaaacaaaataaaattcactgGGGAGCGAACTTCAAATACCGATGCGACAGGCGTGCCCATCACTTCAACAAGCAtcacaataacaaatacaagcGATTTAACAG GTACAGTAACGGTCACCACTACCCGAGGCACCATTGA